The following are encoded in a window of Pygocentrus nattereri isolate fPygNat1 chromosome 5, fPygNat1.pri, whole genome shotgun sequence genomic DNA:
- the LOC119263469 gene encoding interferon alpha-inducible protein 27-like protein 2A has protein sequence MDWTTVVGVAAGAVGTVALTPVVVSAAGFTAGGIAAGSAASWMMSAAAVANGGGVAAGSAVAVLQSVGAAGLSGAATTVVASVGGAVGGAVARAVSWFL, from the exons ATGGACTGGA CGACCGTTGTAGGAGTGGCAGCAGGAGCAG ttgggacagtggcGTTAACCCCAGTTGTGGTGTCAGCGGCGGGTTTCACCGCTGGTGGCATAGCCGCAGGATCCGCCGCCTCCTGGATGATGTCCGCCGCGGCTGTGGCTAATGGCGGGGGGGTGGCGGCTGGCAGTGCTGTTGCCGTCCTGCAGTCTGTTG GAGCAGCCGGCTTGTCTGGCGCAGCTACAACGGTTGTGGCGTCTGTAGGAGGGGCTGTAGGGGGAGCCGTTGCAAGAGCCGTGTCATGGTTCCTGTAA
- the LOC119263454 gene encoding interferon alpha-inducible protein 27-like protein 2A, with protein sequence MDWATLVGVAAGAAGTVALAPAVLTAAGFTAGGIAAGSVASWMMSTAAVANGGGVAAGSAVAVLQSVGAAGLSGVATTAMASLGGVVGGAIAEAIAQNSTA encoded by the exons ATGGACTGGG CAACCCTTGTAGGAGTGGCAGCAGGAGCAG CTGGAACGGTGGCATTAGCCCCAGCTGTGTTGACAGCAGCGGGTTTCACAGCCGGTGGCATAGCCGCAGGATCCGTCGCCTCTTGGATGATGTCTACCGCCGCTGTGGCTAATGGTGGAGGGGTGGCGGCTGGCAGTGCTGTTGCCGTCCTGCAGTCTGTTG GGGCAGCCGGCTTGTCTGGCGTTGCTACAACAGCCATGGCATCTCTAGGAGGTGTGGTGGGTGGAGCCATTGCAGAAGCTATcgcacagaacagcacagcctAA